Proteins from one Lachnospiraceae bacterium KGMB03038 genomic window:
- a CDS encoding 2-hydroxyacyl-CoA dehydratase — protein MWVVDKYIEHVKEQTIENPKQSWGKILLGFQANKLRTKILPKKNLAKGYQKLEAMMMAFVADALSRPESYVWGNIFSPCEIIQCFGLSTLSIECLACYLSGYHLEDYFIDYAQNTGIAPTLCSYHKTFVGAIDSDAVPVPEYAVTTSLSCDGNLNTFRYLEKKRGVPFTFLDVPYGDDEASVDYLAGQLQEFTHELENRFGKKFEEEKLREAIEIENETRRELLRFFRLQSEYYYPGELISHLYMMMGMHLLIGTQEFLDLIRFMIEDIKTYPKFEGKKILWVHLLPFYQESLQQCFNTNQKYQIIASDIIIDSVEDLDSDRPFHALAKKIIRNMYNGSYSHKAQMVGNLTDTLEPDAVIQFCHWGCKQSSGGSVLLKEEMQKKGIPMLILDGDGIDKRNSHDGQIKTRLEAFLEMLDAEEKEEEAI, from the coding sequence ATGTGGGTTGTAGACAAATATATTGAGCATGTCAAGGAACAGACGATAGAGAATCCCAAGCAGAGCTGGGGTAAAATACTGCTGGGATTCCAGGCAAATAAGCTGCGGACAAAGATTCTGCCCAAAAAGAATCTGGCAAAGGGCTATCAAAAACTGGAAGCAATGATGATGGCTTTCGTAGCCGATGCCTTAAGCCGTCCGGAAAGCTATGTATGGGGAAATATTTTCTCACCCTGTGAGATCATCCAGTGTTTTGGACTCAGCACATTGTCCATCGAGTGTCTGGCCTGTTATTTGAGCGGCTACCATCTGGAAGATTACTTCATTGATTATGCTCAGAATACAGGGATCGCTCCCACGCTTTGCTCTTATCATAAGACATTTGTGGGAGCCATTGACAGCGATGCGGTTCCGGTGCCGGAGTATGCGGTCACCACTTCTCTTTCCTGCGACGGGAACTTAAATACCTTCCGGTATCTGGAGAAAAAGCGGGGAGTACCGTTTACGTTCCTGGACGTGCCTTACGGAGACGATGAGGCTTCTGTGGACTATCTGGCAGGGCAGCTTCAGGAATTTACCCATGAATTGGAGAACCGGTTTGGAAAGAAGTTTGAGGAAGAGAAACTAAGAGAAGCGATAGAGATTGAGAATGAGACCCGCAGGGAGCTGCTGCGTTTCTTCCGGCTGCAGAGCGAATACTATTATCCGGGAGAGCTGATCAGCCATCTGTATATGATGATGGGAATGCATCTGTTGATTGGGACACAGGAGTTCCTGGATCTGATCCGTTTTATGATCGAAGATATTAAGACTTATCCCAAATTTGAGGGAAAAAAGATACTGTGGGTACATTTGCTCCCATTCTACCAGGAAAGCCTGCAGCAGTGTTTTAACACCAACCAGAAATACCAGATCATAGCCAGCGATATTATTATCGACTCGGTGGAAGATCTGGATTCGGACAGACCGTTTCACGCCCTGGCAAAGAAGATCATACGGAATATGTACAACGGGTCCTATTCCCACAAAGCCCAGATGGTGGGAAATCTGACAGACACTCTGGAGCCGGATGCGGTGATCCAGTTCTGCCATTGGGGATGTAAACAGTCTTCTGGAGGAAGCGTCCTGCTGAAAGAAGAAATGCAGAAGAAAGGAATCCCCATGTTGATCTTAGATGGAGACGGAATTGACAAGCGCAACAGCCATGACGGGCAGATCAAGACCAGGCTGGAAGCGTTTCTGGAAATGCTGGATGCCGAAGAAAAGGAAGAGGAAGCGATATGA
- a CDS encoding ABC transporter permease, which yields MWTSGAGYKKSKGGAAVKHRFGFAGKKLIRMGLLLLGVSIVTFLLMCASPLDPLQTNVGQVALGTMSQEQVEALQSYWGMDTPPLERYLGWLTDVLRGDFGTSLLYRQPVLEVVGQRLSSSFWLLLLSWMISGVLGVFLGALAGAFRGRLPDKLVRGYCLVISSTPSFWLAILLLLVFAVWLGWFPIGFAVPAGVEASAVTAAERIRHAVLPALTLSVTGAANIALHTREKMADVLESDYVLFARARGEAYRSVVVRHGLRNVLLPAMTLQFASLSEIIGGSVLAEQVFSYPGLGQAAVAAGLGSDLPLLLGITVITAAIVFGGNLIADLLYGIVDPRIRRGAART from the coding sequence ATGTGGACCAGTGGAGCTGGATACAAGAAGAGTAAAGGAGGAGCGGCGGTGAAGCATCGTTTTGGATTCGCGGGGAAAAAATTGATACGGATGGGCTTGCTGCTTCTGGGAGTGAGTATTGTGACATTTTTGCTCATGTGCGCTTCTCCGCTGGACCCTCTTCAGACCAATGTGGGACAGGTGGCGCTTGGAACTATGAGCCAGGAGCAGGTGGAAGCGCTCCAGTCTTACTGGGGAATGGACACGCCTCCGCTGGAGCGGTATCTTGGGTGGCTGACAGATGTCCTGCGGGGAGACTTTGGAACTTCTCTCTTATATCGGCAGCCGGTGCTGGAGGTAGTGGGACAGAGACTTTCCAGTTCTTTCTGGCTGCTGTTGCTCTCCTGGATGATCTCAGGTGTTCTTGGAGTGTTCCTGGGAGCGCTGGCAGGAGCGTTCCGTGGCCGTCTGCCGGATAAGCTGGTCCGGGGATACTGCCTGGTCATTTCCAGTACCCCTTCTTTCTGGCTGGCGATCCTTTTGCTTCTGGTTTTCGCGGTCTGGCTGGGGTGGTTCCCCATTGGGTTTGCGGTACCGGCTGGAGTGGAAGCGTCCGCGGTGACGGCGGCTGAAAGGATCCGGCACGCAGTTCTTCCGGCCTTGACCTTGAGTGTTACAGGGGCAGCCAATATTGCGCTCCATACCAGAGAAAAGATGGCGGATGTATTGGAATCAGACTATGTGCTTTTTGCCCGCGCAAGAGGAGAAGCTTACAGGTCAGTGGTCGTCCGGCATGGTCTGCGGAATGTGCTGCTTCCGGCAATGACGCTCCAATTTGCCTCCCTTAGTGAGATTATTGGGGGATCAGTCCTGGCGGAACAGGTATTTTCTTATCCGGGGCTTGGACAGGCCGCGGTGGCTGCGGGCCTTGGAAGTGATCTTCCTCTGCTCCTGGGAATTACAGTGATCACAGCAGCCATTGTTTTTGGCGGAAATCTGATCGCGGATCTGCTTTATGGAATCGTGGACCCCAGGATTCGAAGGGGGGCTGCGAGAACATGA
- the larE gene encoding ATP-dependent sacrificial sulfur transferase LarE: MTLEEFFQEIPKAAVAFSGGADSAFLLYAAKKSGCKIRAYYIKTVFQPDFELEDAKRIAKELDIPMTVVDVDILAVHEVGRNGPDRCYHCKKALFTALRQAVEGEGYSLILDGTNASDDAGDRPGMRALRELGVRSPLRECGITKGEVRRLSQEAGLFTWNKPAYACLATRIQTGNRIIPGDLAKVERAEQALAQMGFADFRVRLFHGAAKIQVTEGELPILMEKRKRVTEALEQWFPEVLLDLRSRQESR, translated from the coding sequence ATGACACTAGAAGAATTTTTTCAAGAAATCCCCAAGGCGGCAGTGGCTTTTTCTGGAGGAGCAGATTCGGCGTTTCTGCTGTACGCAGCCAAGAAATCCGGCTGTAAGATCCGGGCGTATTACATAAAGACGGTGTTCCAGCCGGATTTTGAACTGGAGGATGCCAAGAGGATCGCGAAAGAACTGGACATTCCAATGACGGTGGTGGATGTAGATATCCTGGCAGTCCATGAGGTGGGAAGAAATGGGCCGGATCGCTGTTATCACTGTAAGAAAGCGCTATTTACAGCACTTAGGCAGGCGGTGGAGGGAGAAGGATATTCCCTGATCCTGGACGGGACCAACGCCTCCGATGATGCCGGGGACAGACCGGGCATGAGAGCTCTGCGGGAACTGGGAGTCCGCTCGCCTCTGCGGGAATGTGGGATTACAAAAGGAGAGGTGCGCAGGCTTTCGCAAGAGGCGGGATTGTTTACTTGGAATAAGCCTGCCTATGCCTGCCTAGCGACCCGGATCCAGACCGGGAACAGGATCATCCCCGGAGACCTTGCTAAAGTGGAGCGGGCCGAGCAGGCCCTGGCGCAAATGGGATTTGCGGATTTCCGGGTGCGGCTGTTCCATGGAGCGGCCAAAATCCAAGTGACGGAAGGAGAGCTTCCGATATTGATGGAGAAACGGAAAAGGGTGACAGAGGCATTGGAGCAATGGTTTCCAGAAGTCCTGCTGGACCTAAGATCCAGGCAGGAATCCAGATAA
- the larC gene encoding nickel pincer cofactor biosynthesis protein LarC, translating into MKTLYIECNMGAAGDMLMAALYELLEDRRGFLDQMNSLGLPGVRLEAVPGKTCGIAGTHMKVAIHGEEEGHTHSHAHEHEHMHGHTHEHGHTHEHGHHHHHAAPGYIGTLIEGLNLPEEVKNQAKDVYDAIAHAEAKAHGCPVGDVHFHEVGALDAVADVTGVCYALYLLKPERIIVSPVHVGSGTVHCAHGIMPVPAPATANLLQGIPSYGGEVKGELCTPTGAALLRCFADSFGPMPLMECQGVGIGIGTKEFGQANCVRAFLGEAAAAEDTSKTEGKGRLPGERAEMIELVCNIDDMTPEALGFACTRILESGALDVYTVPGTMKKGRPGHVLTVLCRPEQEEEMARYILAETTTNGLRARRCGKYYLAPEIEEAKTRWGTVKIKKAAGYGAVHVKPEYEDVARLARENQIPYQRVWEEAVKAYAKQEER; encoded by the coding sequence ATGAAGACATTGTATATCGAATGTAATATGGGAGCGGCGGGAGATATGCTGATGGCGGCGCTTTATGAACTTTTGGAAGACCGGCGGGGATTCCTGGATCAAATGAACAGCCTGGGACTGCCGGGCGTCCGTCTGGAAGCGGTACCGGGAAAGACCTGCGGAATTGCCGGGACACATATGAAGGTTGCCATACATGGGGAAGAGGAGGGCCATACACACAGCCATGCACATGAACATGAACACATGCATGGACACACCCATGAGCACGGACATACCCATGAGCATGGACACCACCATCACCATGCAGCTCCGGGATATATTGGGACCTTGATCGAAGGCCTGAATCTTCCGGAAGAGGTAAAGAACCAGGCAAAAGACGTCTATGATGCGATTGCCCATGCGGAGGCAAAGGCTCACGGCTGTCCGGTGGGAGACGTTCATTTCCATGAGGTTGGAGCCCTGGATGCAGTGGCGGACGTGACGGGAGTCTGTTATGCCCTGTATCTTCTGAAACCGGAGCGGATCATCGTTTCTCCCGTCCATGTGGGGAGCGGAACGGTACACTGTGCCCACGGTATTATGCCGGTGCCGGCCCCGGCTACGGCAAATCTTCTTCAGGGAATCCCAAGCTATGGCGGAGAAGTCAAAGGAGAACTCTGTACTCCGACGGGAGCGGCGCTGCTTCGCTGTTTCGCGGATTCTTTTGGTCCTATGCCGCTGATGGAGTGCCAAGGCGTGGGGATCGGGATCGGAACCAAAGAGTTTGGCCAGGCCAACTGTGTGCGGGCATTTCTGGGAGAAGCGGCCGCGGCGGAAGATACTTCTAAAACGGAAGGAAAAGGAAGGCTGCCTGGAGAGCGGGCAGAGATGATAGAGCTGGTGTGCAATATTGACGACATGACGCCGGAAGCCCTTGGTTTTGCTTGTACCAGGATTCTGGAATCAGGCGCGCTGGATGTCTATACGGTTCCGGGGACTATGAAGAAAGGAAGACCGGGCCATGTGCTGACGGTGCTGTGCCGGCCGGAGCAGGAAGAAGAGATGGCCCGGTATATCCTGGCGGAGACGACGACCAATGGCCTGCGGGCGCGCAGGTGCGGGAAGTATTACCTGGCGCCGGAGATAGAAGAGGCAAAGACCAGATGGGGAACTGTAAAGATCAAGAAAGCCGCCGGATATGGCGCTGTCCATGTGAAACCGGAATATGAGGATGTGGCAAGGCTTGCAAGAGAGAACCAGATCCCCTATCAGCGGGTATGGGAAGAAGCTGTAAAAGCGTATGCAAAACAGGAGGAAAGATAG
- a CDS encoding 3-hydroxyacyl-ACP dehydratase — MIGYICKYAPIEVFESMGVKMERIEPDVTNFNQAEIKMHPNICSFAKGVLEEVMEKDYEGIILTTCCDSIRRLYDVLKEEFPQKFIYMLDTPRLVKEAGIILYEQRIRAMIQAYETFSGKKFDEAVFLEYLRDKEEQQQVGIKDRKLNIGILGARANDSIKKILEEKGANVAFDLTCTGLGRKILYSEAEPLGEYARGLLSQFPCMRMEQAANRDELIRRYGDSVDGIIYHTVQFCDNYAYEYAWLKSWMGRPLLLLETDYTKQSYGQILTRIEAFLESLRREVRKPVKKMEGNSSMYVLGIDSGSTSTNAVIMDQDRTIKAFSVVRTGAKSGESADRVLKDVLEKAGLSREDIAWIVSTGYGRVSIPFADENVTEISCHGKGAHYFNPKIRTILDIGGQDSKAIRLSEQGEVKDFVMNDKCAAGTGRFLEMIARTLEISLDELGAIALTSTENIEITSMCSVFAESEVISLIANNKEKNDIANGVCGAIANKAYGLLRRVGLEPDFMMTGGVAKNPGVVRAVEQKLGAKLYICEEPEIVGATGAALYALEQIAPDSADTNVSK; from the coding sequence ATGATAGGATATATTTGCAAATACGCCCCCATTGAGGTGTTTGAGTCCATGGGCGTTAAGATGGAACGGATCGAGCCGGATGTGACCAATTTTAACCAGGCGGAGATCAAGATGCATCCCAATATCTGCAGTTTTGCTAAGGGGGTGCTGGAAGAAGTCATGGAGAAGGACTATGAAGGGATCATCCTTACTACCTGCTGTGACAGTATCCGGCGGCTGTATGATGTGTTGAAAGAAGAGTTCCCCCAGAAATTTATCTATATGCTGGATACGCCCAGGCTGGTAAAGGAAGCCGGGATCATCCTGTATGAACAGAGGATCCGGGCTATGATCCAGGCTTATGAGACATTTTCAGGAAAGAAATTTGACGAGGCGGTATTCCTTGAATATCTGCGGGACAAAGAGGAACAGCAGCAGGTTGGCATCAAAGACCGGAAGCTGAATATTGGAATCCTTGGGGCCAGAGCCAATGACAGTATCAAGAAGATCCTGGAGGAAAAAGGCGCCAACGTGGCTTTTGATCTGACCTGTACCGGACTTGGAAGAAAGATCCTCTATAGTGAGGCGGAGCCGCTGGGAGAGTACGCAAGAGGGCTTCTTAGCCAGTTCCCTTGTATGCGGATGGAACAGGCGGCAAACCGAGACGAGCTGATCCGGCGCTATGGGGATAGTGTGGACGGCATTATCTACCATACGGTACAGTTCTGCGACAACTATGCTTATGAATATGCCTGGCTGAAAAGCTGGATGGGACGGCCGCTCCTGCTTCTGGAAACCGATTATACAAAGCAGAGTTACGGGCAGATCCTGACACGGATCGAAGCGTTTTTGGAGTCCCTTCGCAGGGAAGTACGGAAACCGGTGAAAAAAATGGAGGGAAATAGCAGTATGTATGTACTTGGAATTGACAGCGGATCTACATCCACCAATGCGGTGATCATGGATCAGGACAGAACGATCAAAGCATTTTCTGTGGTGCGTACCGGCGCCAAATCTGGAGAGAGCGCAGACAGAGTCTTGAAGGATGTACTTGAGAAAGCAGGGCTGTCCAGGGAAGATATTGCCTGGATCGTATCTACCGGATACGGGCGGGTCAGCATCCCCTTTGCGGACGAGAATGTGACGGAGATCAGCTGTCATGGAAAAGGAGCCCACTATTTTAACCCGAAGATCCGGACGATCCTGGACATTGGCGGGCAGGACAGTAAAGCGATCCGTTTAAGCGAGCAGGGGGAAGTCAAAGACTTTGTCATGAATGATAAATGTGCGGCGGGAACCGGGCGTTTTCTGGAAATGATCGCAAGGACCCTGGAGATCAGTCTGGACGAACTGGGAGCCATTGCCCTGACTTCCACGGAAAATATCGAGATCACCAGTATGTGTTCTGTTTTCGCTGAATCAGAAGTGATCTCTTTGATCGCCAATAATAAAGAAAAGAATGATATCGCAAACGGTGTCTGCGGCGCCATCGCCAACAAGGCATACGGTCTTTTGCGCCGGGTAGGGCTGGAGCCGGACTTTATGATGACAGGCGGTGTGGCCAAGAATCCAGGAGTGGTTCGGGCCGTGGAACAGAAGCTGGGAGCAAAGCTGTATATCTGTGAAGAGCCGGAGATTGTGGGCGCGACGGGAGCGGCCCTGTATGCGTTGGAACAGATCGCGCCGGACAGCGCAGATACAAATGTAAGTAAATAG
- a CDS encoding DUF3842 family protein codes for MRVLVIDGQGGGLGRQIVAAVKEKFPEVEVLAAGANSAATNAMLRAGADQAATGENAVRVACRRADVILGPVGIVIADAMMGEITPAMALAVGQSQAKRILLPVGQCDNIVVGISDMPMAKMVQEAAGLLAQWIG; via the coding sequence ATGAGAGTATTGGTGATCGATGGCCAGGGAGGGGGACTTGGCCGTCAGATAGTGGCGGCAGTGAAAGAGAAGTTCCCGGAGGTGGAAGTATTGGCGGCAGGCGCCAACAGCGCCGCTACCAATGCTATGCTCCGGGCAGGGGCAGATCAGGCGGCCACAGGGGAAAACGCGGTGCGGGTAGCGTGCCGCAGAGCAGATGTGATCCTGGGACCTGTGGGGATCGTGATCGCAGATGCCATGATGGGAGAGATTACACCGGCCATGGCGCTGGCGGTGGGCCAGAGCCAGGCAAAAAGAATCTTGCTTCCAGTGGGGCAGTGTGATAATATTGTAGTTGGAATTTCAGATATGCCGATGGCGAAAATGGTCCAGGAAGCGGCAGGGCTGCTTGCCCAGTGGATTGGATAG
- a CDS encoding ABC transporter substrate-binding protein — MRRWIAAVCAAVLVLTLPAGCQPAGGAASAESRSEDSVVIAMDPNSEPEAGFDPSYGWGAGEHVHEPLIQSTLTVTNADLTIGYDLAEDYSVSEDGLTWHVVIRDDVTFTDGEPLTAEDVAFTYNTVKESSSVNDFTMLDHAEALDDTTVVFHMTRPFSIWPYTMAVVGIVPEHAYDSKTYGTNPIGSGRYILKQWDKGQQVILEANPDYYGEEPKMKQVTILFMEEDAAFLAAQSGQVDLAYTSATYSEEEIEGYTLASYDSVDNRGFNLPAIPEGKDGEGKTVGNDFTSDVLVRRAINIGVDRQEMIDHVLNGYGTPAYSVCDQLPWYNEASEVAYDPEGAAKLLDEAGWILGDDGIREKDGVKAELNLLYSNGDSVRQALAEDFADQMEELGIACTTEGVGWDTAYDRAQSQPLLWGWGAHTPMELYNIYHTIDGNAVDGTDQAQYSPYSNETVDGYMDQALASADLEESYKLWQKAQWDGTAGVTQEGDIPWVWLVNIDHLYWVRDGLKVAEQKIHPHGHGWSIVNNVDQWSWIQEE, encoded by the coding sequence ATGAGGCGCTGGATTGCGGCGGTATGCGCGGCTGTGTTGGTTCTGACTCTGCCTGCCGGCTGCCAGCCGGCAGGAGGGGCAGCTTCTGCGGAGAGCAGATCTGAGGATTCCGTGGTGATCGCGATGGATCCTAATTCGGAACCAGAGGCCGGTTTTGATCCTTCCTATGGGTGGGGAGCCGGAGAACACGTCCATGAACCGCTGATCCAGAGTACGCTGACGGTGACAAACGCAGATCTGACCATCGGCTATGATCTGGCGGAAGACTACAGTGTCAGCGAAGACGGACTGACCTGGCATGTGGTGATCCGGGATGATGTGACATTTACGGATGGAGAACCTTTGACGGCAGAAGATGTGGCGTTTACTTACAATACTGTGAAAGAGTCCAGTTCTGTCAATGATTTTACAATGCTGGATCACGCGGAAGCGCTGGATGATACGACGGTGGTTTTCCATATGACGCGCCCATTTTCTATCTGGCCTTATACAATGGCGGTGGTAGGGATCGTGCCGGAGCACGCCTATGACAGTAAGACCTATGGGACGAATCCTATTGGATCTGGACGTTATATTTTAAAACAATGGGACAAGGGACAGCAGGTGATCTTGGAGGCGAATCCGGATTACTACGGCGAGGAACCAAAGATGAAGCAGGTAACGATCCTGTTTATGGAGGAAGATGCGGCTTTCCTTGCGGCACAGTCTGGACAGGTAGACTTGGCTTATACGTCGGCGACGTACTCAGAAGAAGAAATAGAGGGGTATACCCTTGCCTCTTATGACAGCGTGGACAACAGGGGATTTAATTTACCTGCGATTCCGGAAGGAAAAGATGGGGAAGGGAAGACGGTAGGGAACGACTTCACTTCAGACGTCTTGGTGCGCAGGGCGATCAATATAGGCGTAGACCGGCAGGAAATGATCGATCATGTATTAAATGGATACGGCACACCGGCCTATAGTGTCTGCGACCAGCTTCCCTGGTACAATGAAGCATCGGAAGTGGCGTATGACCCGGAGGGGGCGGCAAAGCTTCTGGATGAGGCGGGATGGATCCTGGGAGACGATGGAATCCGGGAAAAGGACGGCGTTAAGGCGGAACTGAACCTTCTTTATTCAAATGGGGATTCTGTGCGCCAGGCCCTGGCAGAGGATTTCGCGGATCAGATGGAAGAATTGGGGATTGCCTGCACCACGGAAGGCGTAGGCTGGGATACGGCTTATGACAGAGCGCAGTCCCAACCCCTTTTGTGGGGATGGGGAGCCCATACTCCTATGGAACTTTACAACATTTACCATACCATAGACGGCAATGCGGTGGACGGGACGGATCAGGCCCAGTATTCGCCCTATTCCAATGAGACGGTGGATGGATATATGGATCAGGCGCTGGCAAGCGCCGATCTGGAAGAGTCCTACAAGCTTTGGCAGAAGGCCCAGTGGGACGGAACGGCCGGAGTGACCCAGGAGGGAGATATTCCCTGGGTGTGGCTGGTAAATATCGATCACTTATATTGGGTGCGGGATGGCTTAAAGGTGGCAGAGCAGAAAATCCATCCTCATGGGCACGGATGGTCCATCGTCAATAATGTGGACCAGTGGAGCTGGATACAAGAAGAGTAA
- the larB gene encoding nickel pincer cofactor biosynthesis protein LarB, which produces MDNKRDILELLRKVADKSVTPEQALLDLKEAPFEDLDYAKIDLHRSVRQGAAEVIYGEGKTKEQVLGITRTMGEKGCRNILVTRISRETAEYLAQSVPVEYHEAARLGIAFPKERIKRGNIVVATGGTSDMAVAEEAALTAEAMGNHVTRLYDVGVAGLHRLLANLDVLMQARCVVAVAGMEGALASVVGGLVDCPVIAVPTSVGYGASFGGLSALLSMLNSCASGCSVVNIDNGFGAGYLASRINQMEGIKEE; this is translated from the coding sequence ATGGATAATAAACGTGATATTTTGGAGCTGCTCCGCAAGGTGGCGGATAAATCTGTAACGCCGGAACAGGCGCTGCTGGACCTAAAGGAGGCCCCTTTTGAGGATCTGGACTACGCGAAGATCGATCTCCACCGCAGCGTCCGGCAGGGAGCGGCAGAAGTGATCTACGGAGAAGGCAAGACGAAAGAGCAGGTCCTGGGGATCACCAGGACCATGGGAGAAAAGGGCTGCCGGAATATCCTGGTGACCCGGATCAGCCGGGAAACGGCAGAATATCTGGCGCAGTCAGTTCCGGTCGAATACCACGAAGCTGCCAGACTCGGGATTGCGTTTCCTAAAGAGAGGATAAAACGGGGAAATATCGTGGTGGCTACTGGGGGGACCAGTGATATGGCGGTGGCGGAAGAGGCGGCTTTAACGGCAGAAGCCATGGGAAATCATGTGACCAGGCTGTACGATGTAGGGGTAGCGGGCCTTCACCGACTGCTGGCGAACCTGGATGTACTCATGCAGGCCCGGTGTGTGGTAGCAGTGGCGGGAATGGAAGGCGCCCTTGCTTCCGTGGTGGGAGGCCTGGTAGACTGTCCGGTGATCGCGGTACCCACAAGTGTGGGGTACGGAGCCAGCTTCGGAGGTCTGTCCGCCCTTTTGTCTATGCTCAACTCCTGCGCTTCCGGCTGCAGTGTAGTGAATATTGACAATGGATTTGGAGCGGGTTATCTGGCCAGCAGGATCAATCAGATGGAAGGGATCAAGGAGGAATAA
- a CDS encoding transposase, whose amino-acid sequence MTQFHERNNRKRRRHMGKENVAVNRWLKDHERFADLFNGTVFGGRQVVHPEYLEDLDRETDILVPDKAGKRKSVQRYRDVVKRWKKGVDLAVLACESQSKVHYAMPVRNMLYDSLSYTDQMQTLWSRHAAERKAGGIKSRTAGEEFLSRFGKGDKIYPVITLVFYYDLEKWDGPTELYDMFEMEHLSGEEWQAKAYIPNYRINLVDAGSIQETERFHTDLQQVLGMLKYRSKKEELLGYMNRNREYFEHVDGETYQVLRAFLHSERMLKEIGDSKMEGEINMCQALEELYADGVKEGTEKGIQEGIQEGRREGILTVIKTMLQNGLSSDDIKKYTGVTDQEILLAKDRIGGTVDR is encoded by the coding sequence ATGACCCAGTTTCATGAAAGGAATAACAGAAAAAGGAGGAGACACATGGGGAAAGAAAATGTGGCGGTTAATCGATGGCTCAAAGACCACGAAAGATTTGCGGACTTATTCAACGGCACAGTATTTGGGGGCAGGCAGGTGGTCCATCCGGAATACTTGGAGGATCTGGACCGAGAGACGGATATCCTGGTACCGGACAAGGCCGGAAAGAGAAAAAGCGTACAGCGGTACCGGGATGTCGTAAAGAGATGGAAGAAAGGTGTGGATCTGGCGGTACTGGCCTGTGAATCCCAGAGCAAGGTCCATTACGCAATGCCGGTACGAAACATGCTTTATGACAGTCTTTCCTATACAGATCAAATGCAGACCCTGTGGAGCCGGCATGCGGCAGAGAGGAAGGCGGGCGGGATAAAAAGCCGGACGGCCGGTGAAGAGTTTCTGTCCCGGTTTGGAAAAGGAGATAAGATTTATCCGGTGATCACACTGGTGTTCTATTATGATTTGGAGAAATGGGACGGGCCGACAGAGCTTTACGATATGTTTGAAATGGAACATTTGTCAGGAGAAGAATGGCAGGCAAAAGCCTATATCCCTAACTATCGGATCAATCTCGTGGATGCAGGAAGTATACAGGAAACGGAACGGTTTCATACGGATTTACAACAAGTATTGGGCATGTTAAAATACAGAAGTAAGAAGGAAGAATTGTTAGGATACATGAATAGAAATAGAGAATATTTTGAACATGTAGACGGGGAAACCTATCAGGTGCTGCGGGCGTTTCTTCATTCCGAGAGGATGTTAAAAGAGATCGGTGATTCTAAAATGGAGGGAGAGATCAATATGTGCCAGGCATTAGAAGAATTGTATGCGGATGGAGTAAAAGAGGGGACAGAGAAAGGAATCCAGGAAGGAATTCAAGAAGGAAGAAGGGAAGGAATCCTTACAGTGATCAAGACAATGCTGCAAAATGGCCTTTCTTCCGATGATATTAAGAAATACACTGGGGTCACGGATCAGGAGATTCTGCTGGCGAAAGATAGAATAGGAGGAACGGTGGATAGATGA
- a CDS encoding 4Fe-4S dicluster domain-containing protein, with product MNRSPRIAQIGKECVACGTCLRVCPKEAIQIKWGITAHVDTKKCVGCGKCANICPAAIIGIVERSAAQ from the coding sequence ATGAATAGATCACCTCGTATTGCTCAGATAGGAAAAGAGTGCGTTGCCTGCGGCACCTGCCTGCGCGTCTGCCCCAAAGAGGCAATCCAGATCAAATGGGGCATTACCGCCCATGTTGACACTAAGAAATGTGTCGGATGCGGCAAATGCGCGAACATATGTCCCGCAGCGATCATCGGCATCGTGGAAAGGAGTGCAGCGCAATGA